Proteins encoded within one genomic window of Thermodesulfobacteriota bacterium:
- a CDS encoding cold-shock protein → MLTGKVKWFNDSKGFGFIEQESGEDVFVHFSSIQSEGFKTLAEGQSVEFEITEDAKGQKATNVIPR, encoded by the coding sequence ATGTTGACAGGCAAGGTGAAATGGTTCAACGATTCCAAGGGTTTTGGCTTCATTGAGCAGGAGTCCGGCGAAGACGTTTTCGTTCACTTCTCGTCCATCCAGTCCGAGGGTTTTAAGACACTCGCGGAAGGACAGAGTGTAGAGTTCGAGATCACTGAGGACGCCAAGGGCCAGAAGGCCACAAACGTTATACCCAGGTAA